The Neospora caninum Liverpool complete genome, chromosome X genome includes a region encoding these proteins:
- a CDS encoding putative cAMP phosphodiesterase, which produces MEGTRHRSSSSSAGKSESQNRDLDDVELGQMRDSSGQLGEEHVRLTRKDTTDDLGNGGATTAHGTLDVLDDVSDYSSHALERAPWRRGLLGRMRDRMDAFMTDIFRSETDFHTAYTNAKTRIGGLASSTTSRSETTDGVSATQYLHFFPLRFRDGGLETEYGQVCGQLFIGRDFLVLCFTILFIIPTTWYLADYSFSAIDLREHSYGAWIAFHTACGVDLLVGLISLICLIFPQVCPILHNHYESFSYVIVFLWMSVLMIVMATFPHLVVVPDPMELLFNYNDAELETEIMKLAPVCRLIQGNEGLYEYTESLKHNPDHIGSAMATCIAEQSCVSGAMEIVSMSASNCAQQLKMLAGQPDLTTLAEALWLPFATYLGYVKQMLQVFKVPIVALAVIIIHFGTGMMFMDTLSPSRTKFTLALHIVVVPICALPFILLQSKYPFIVPVQEAALFLLAFTFVAAAGYFGRYAQEFQHRLLFCSWRVTSKKLTDLNTKIKNQKKQKKSSTAVEELITQVKECQTLCGIARNRGRRADVMEELIQMEKLLEKILEILTQTDNLYSVHFADTNEVHRQFIELYNKPENLARELPHRAASRSAQKRLTSGRPESIASSGPSRRMQSSGLQLGSNMSMATEGVGSGPKSSNSSPVIGFEFGSGFEQMNSVVGDSGVTGTFKNLPMPEHTASLLTCVGIDWDFDMLHLNSRTENIIVEVGYALLCRLATDLGCEEVRLIRFLYAIQMQYRDNPYHNRIHGAEVAHLTECLTRMLNAQRNMNSIDKVTLTVAAICHDVGHPGRNNQFFINAFDPLAVIYNDVAVLENFHSCLTFRTLENRDCNIFACIDESSFRYIRQYVIECILATDMKQHFESLSRFRIRRSSPEFNYVKNVEDRWLVARMCVKVADIGHNMPLSPLCDREKHADMAKSQGGFLEFVVKPLIKEIEEIDPFGRVRAEILSNIEANQQQWQELHEAGTEIELVRHTCPDAAEQNTVTTYAVRKIAGLGLQQSKGMKPSSSFFVPETGAQRGNSQMMLHTITSTPDVIRKHLETPKDGETEDSQPQAASAAGPGSRRTSREEASRGASAEDRDLPRVRRTQGSRGLASLDSERVKEHVSFADSVESLGRRGNRDATASTDGSRRLDTGLSLAFTASDSGAVLDPSSMSLDDSAPQDRDQRGETRPSSTGGRRTREKISFEDSSPSSKGFGSSQGLRVTFGDLSEDSESGDRPSDDAISVDSQPKVSESSESSQPEPDNGRSSPPRLFETAVTMKRDEGSASRKK; this is translated from the exons ATGGAGGGGACGCGCCATAGGTCTAGCTCGTCTTCcgcagggaagagcgagtCGCAGAATCGTGACTTGGACGATGTGGAGCTAGGGCAAATGCGAGACTCGTCGGGACAGTTGGGCGAAGAACACGTGCGACTGACGAGGAAGGACACGACCGATGATTTGGGAAATGGAGGCGCAACGACGGCCCACGGGACGCTGGACGTCTTGGACGACGTCAGTGATTACTCGTCGCATGCTCTGGAAAGGGCGCCGTGGCGAAGGGGACTTCTTGGCCGGATGCGGGACCGCATGGACGCGTTTATGACCGATATTTTCAGGAGTGAAACGGACTTTCACACCGCGTACACGAATGCAAAGACACGGATTGGCGGGCTGGCGAGCTCGACTACGTCGCGGAGTGAAACGACAGATGGAGTCAGCGCGACTCAGTACCTTcacttctttcctctccgcttcagAGACGGGGGCCTCGAGACGGAATATGGACAAGTGTGTGGCCAGCTGTTTATTGGCCGTGACTTCCTTGTCCTTTGCTTCACCATTCTCTTCATCATCCCGACGACTTGGTATCTTGCTGACTACAGCTTTAGTGCCATCGACCTTCGAGAACACTCGTACGGCGCCTGGATCGCTTTCCACACCGCCTGCGGCGTCGACCTCTTGGTTGGGCTTATCTCACTCATCTGCCTGATCTTCCCGCAAGTCTGTCCCATTCTGCACAACCACTACGAGAGTTTCTCCTACGTCATTGTCTTCCTG TGGATGTCTGTTTTGATGATTGTCATGGCAACATTTCCACATCTGGTGGTTGTTCCGGATCCCATGGAGCTTCTGTTCAATTACAACGACGCCGAACTGGAGACCGAGATCATGAAGCTCGCGCCGGTCTGTCGCTTGATTCAAGGGAACGAAGGCCTCTACGAGTACACGGAATCCCTCAAACACAATCCGGACCACATCGGCTCCGCGATGGCGACGTGCATCGCAGAGCAATCGTGCGTCTCCGGAGCTATGGAGATTGTCTCTATGTCTGCTTCGAACTGCGCTCAACAGCTCAAGATGCTCG CGGGACAACCCGACTTGACGACGCTTGCCGAGGCCCTGTGGCTTCCGTTTGCGACTTACTTGGGCTACGTCAAGCAGATGCTGCAAGTTTTCAAGGTCCCGATTGTTGCCCTTGCCGTCATCATCATTCACTTTGGGACGGGCATGATGTTCATGGAcaccctgtctccttccaggACCAAATTCACCCTTGCGCTCCACATCGTCGTCGTCCCCATTTGCGCGCTCCCCTTCATTCTCCTGCAGTCGAAGTACCCTTTCATCGTCCCAGTCCAAGAAGC GGCCCTCTTCCTGCTTGCGTTCACGTTCGTGGCAGCCGCTGGGTACTTTGGACGATATGCCCAAGAATTTCAACATCgacttctcttctgttcatGGCGC GTGACCAGCAAGAAACTGACGGATTTGAATACGAAAATAAAGaaccagaagaagcagaaaaagagctCGACTGCTGTTGAGGAATTGATCACGCAAGTCAAGGAG TGCCAAACTTTGTGCGGCATAGCGCGAAACCGGGGCCGTCGCGCAGACGTGATGGAGGAGTTGATCCAGATGGAGAAACTTCTTGAAAA GATTCTTGAAATTCTGACGCAAACGGACAACCTCTACTCCGTCCACTTCGCCGACACGAAT GAGGTCCATAGGCAGTTCATCGAGCTGTACAACAAACCGGAGAACTTGGCGCGGGAGTTGCCGCATCGCGCAGCGAGCCGCAGTGCGCAGAAACGCCTGACTTCAGGACGCCCAGAGTCGATCGCCTCCTCAGGGCCCtcgcgacgcatgcagtccaGCGGTCTGCAGCTGGGCAGCAACATGAGCATGGCCACGGAAGGCGTCGGCAGCGGACCGAAGAGTAGCAACTCCAGTCCCGTGATCG GCTTTGAGTTTGGCTCTGGGTTCGAGCAGATGAACAGCGTTGTGGGCGACAGCGGTGTGACCGGGACGTTCAAGAACCTGCCGATGCCCGAACACACTGCCTCGCTCTTGACGTGCGTTGGGATCGACTGGGACTTCGACATGTTGCATCTGAACTCGCGGACGGAGAACATCATCGTCGAGGTCGGCTACGCCTTGCTCTGTCGTTTGGCGACCGACTTGGGGTGTGAAGAAGTGCGCCTGATTCGCTTCCTCTACGCCATCCAAATGCAGTATCGCGACAACCCGTACCACAACAGAATCCACGGCGCCGAAGTCGCTCACCTCACGGAGTGCCTCACGCGCATGCTCAACGCCCAAAGGAA CATGAACTCAATCGACAAGGTGACCCTCACAGTGGCGGCGATCTGCCATGATGTCGGCCATCCAGGCAGAAACAACCAGTTCTTCATCAACGCCTTCGATCCTCTC GCGGTAATCTACAACGACGTCGCTGTCCTCGAGAACTTCCACAGCTGCTTGACATTCCGAACACTCGAAAACCGAGACTGCAACATCTTTGCCTGCATCGATGAAAGC AGCTTCCGATATATTCGCCAATACGTTATTGAGTGTATTCTCGCGACCGACATGAAGCAACATTTCGAGAGTCTGTCACGTTTCCGA ATCCGGCGAAGCTCTCCTGAGTTCAACTACGTTAAAAATGTGGAAGACAGGTG GCTCGTCGCGAGGATGTGTGTGAAGGTCGCGGATATTGGACAC AACATGCCGCTATCGCCTCTCTGCGATCGCGAGAAGCATGCGGACATGGCCAAGTCTCAGGGCGGCTTTCTGGAGTTTGTCGTCAAGCCTCTGATCAAAGAAATCGAGGAAATCGATCCGTTTGGTCGCGTCCG AGCGGAGATTTTGTCGAACATTGAGGCGAATCAGCAGCAGTGGCAGGAGCTTCACGAGGCGGGGACGGAGATTGAATTGGTGCGGCACACGTGCCCAGACGCTGCGGAACAGAACACGGTGACGACGTACGCAGTGCGCAAAATCGCGGGTCTGGGCCTCCAGCAGTCGAAGGGCATGAAGCCGagctcctctttcttcgtgcCGGAGACGGGGGCGCAACGGGGGAACAGCCAAATGATGTTGCACACGATCACCTCGACGCCGGACGTGATTCGCAAGCACTTGGAGACGCcgaaggacggcgagacggaggacTCACAGCCCCAGGCTGCTTCGGCTGCGGGTCCCGGATCAAGAAGGACgagtcgagaagaagcgtctcGGGGCGCGAGCGCAGAGGACCGGGATCTTCCGCGCGTCCGAAGAACCCAGGGCAGTCGAGGGTTAGCCTCGCTCGACAGCGAACGAGTGAAGGAGCACGTGAGTTTTGCAGACAGCGTCGAGTCGCTCGGCCGCCGCGGAAACCGCGACGCAACCGCCTCAACCGACGGCTCCAGACGCCTCGACACCGGCCTCAGTCTCGCCTTCACGGCTTCCGACTCTGGCGCGGTCCTCGACCCTTCCTCGATGTCTCTGGACGACAGTGCGCCCCAAGACAGAgaccagagaggagagacacgcccgTCGAGCACTGGGGGCAGacgaacgcgcgagaagatCAGCTTCGAGGActcgtcgccgtcctcgaAAGGCTTTGGATCGTCCCAGGGTTTGCGCGTCACGTTTGGCG ATTTGTCggaggacagcgagagcgGGGACCGGCCCTCGGACGACGCCATCTCCGTCGACTCTCAGCCGAAAGTCTCCGAGTCTTCGGAGAG CTCGCAGCCTGAGCCCGATAATGGGCGATCCTCCCCGCCGCGGCTCTTCGAGACCGCTGTGACGATGAAGCGTGACGAAGGTTCGGCGTCTCGGAAGAAGTAG